In Candidatus Ozemobacteraceae bacterium, one DNA window encodes the following:
- the phnD gene encoding phosphate/phosphite/phosphonate ABC transporter substrate-binding protein — protein MKMFRSSGTCLLFALLLVFSVNVGFAESQDFPPVRSDDPYANTNYQGYTDEDDSWYQTDDEASSPGSPETEPPQPPPPPPVVPQPPIQLDQKSVLIGRPPYLSLSEMMHHVSTLFAFLKKEMGVKEVRLVTGQDYTSVLAALIRGKIDFAWVGPMAYVIANEKGDLMPIAKARHPGGTAYRGVFITLNNGRVLGLDDIRGKTVGFVDPESASGYLYPLYLLKRLKIDPHKACKVLFLKRHDAILGAVLDGKIDVGVCLEATLKTIGDPKQLNRILVLGKTDEVPSDVLVCRKDCPVNLRERFLEALLKCTASGAAEPLRQTFAPAKDADFQSVQDVWNAVRPMIPRP, from the coding sequence ATGAAGATGTTCAGATCGTCCGGCACATGCCTGCTCTTCGCACTCCTCCTCGTTTTCAGCGTGAACGTGGGATTCGCGGAGAGTCAGGACTTCCCCCCCGTGCGTTCGGACGATCCCTATGCGAACACGAATTACCAAGGATACACGGATGAAGACGATTCCTGGTATCAAACCGATGACGAGGCATCATCCCCCGGCTCGCCTGAGACGGAACCGCCCCAGCCGCCTCCGCCCCCGCCCGTGGTTCCGCAGCCACCAATCCAGCTGGATCAGAAATCGGTCCTGATCGGTCGGCCACCATATCTGAGCCTTTCGGAAATGATGCACCACGTCAGCACGCTTTTCGCGTTTCTGAAAAAGGAGATGGGGGTGAAAGAGGTCCGCCTTGTGACGGGCCAGGACTACACCAGCGTTCTGGCCGCCCTCATCCGCGGTAAGATCGATTTTGCCTGGGTGGGCCCGATGGCGTACGTCATCGCCAACGAAAAGGGAGACCTGATGCCGATCGCGAAGGCACGACATCCGGGCGGCACGGCATATCGGGGCGTTTTCATTACCCTGAACAACGGTCGCGTTCTCGGTCTCGACGACATTCGCGGAAAAACCGTCGGTTTCGTCGATCCCGAATCCGCCAGCGGCTATCTGTATCCGCTGTATCTCCTGAAACGCCTCAAGATCGACCCGCACAAAGCATGCAAGGTTCTCTTCCTCAAGAGACACGACGCAATCCTCGGCGCGGTTCTCGACGGGAAAATCGACGTCGGGGTCTGCCTCGAGGCTACGTTGAAAACGATCGGCGACCCGAAGCAGCTCAACCGCATTCTTGTCCTGGGCAAGACCGACGAAGTTCCTTCCGACGTGCTCGTCTGCCGGAAAGACTGCCCCGTCAACCTGCGCGAGCGCTTTTTGGAAGCTCTGCTGAAATGCACCGCCTCGGGCGCCGCCGAGCCTCTGCGACAGACGTTCGCGCCCGCCAAAGATGCCGACTTCCAGTCGGTTCAGGACGTATGGAACGCCGTCCGCCCGATGATCCCCCGGCCCTGA